The following coding sequences are from one Lysinibacillus sp. FSL W8-0992 window:
- a CDS encoding UDP-N-acetylmuramyl pentapeptide phosphotransferase yields the protein MLYFALFIGVVLIVIMNKLTHAFKSSSTLGLLGQISASLVIIMVGNLEVSYISLGKHFELGYLAVPFTLLLLVCFTNVMNIEKVQNPSILLLPFVSLVFFSIAAFFIGHPFVLITGICSSLTLMFILLYGYFTGKVFVGRMLTTSIGFIIAVLSISLIETSIVTIYIPLFTLALPFTLYYLIQDKITNVQSITVSFLTAILFGLLMYIVPFNTIWYFIVGLTSILVITQFSRKYRFI from the coding sequence TTGTTATATTTCGCTTTATTTATTGGTGTTGTTTTAATTGTAATTATGAATAAGCTTACACATGCTTTTAAATCATCAAGCACGTTGGGGTTGCTTGGTCAAATCAGTGCATCACTTGTAATCATAATGGTCGGAAACCTCGAGGTTAGTTATATTAGTCTAGGTAAACACTTTGAATTAGGATATTTGGCGGTTCCATTTACTTTATTACTTCTTGTATGTTTTACAAATGTAATGAATATAGAAAAAGTGCAAAATCCTTCAATATTGCTGTTGCCATTCGTTTCTTTAGTTTTTTTCTCAATAGCAGCTTTCTTCATAGGTCATCCATTTGTTTTAATAACGGGGATTTGTTCCAGTTTAACGCTTATGTTTATTCTGCTATACGGCTATTTTACAGGTAAAGTATTTGTGGGGAGAATGCTTACTACGTCAATAGGCTTCATAATAGCTGTGCTTTCAATATCCCTCATTGAAACATCTATTGTAACAATTTATATTCCGTTATTTACTTTAGCACTACCATTCACTTTATATTATTTAATTCAAGATAAAATTACGAATGTACAATCTATTACAGTTAGCTTTTTAACAGCTATTTTATTTGGTTTATTAATGTATATAGTTCCTTTTAATACAATATGGTATTTCATTGTTGGGTTAACGAGTATTTTGGTGATCACTCAATTTTCACGTAAATATCGCTTTATTTAG
- a CDS encoding chemotaxis protein CheX produces MSNSKYFQTILNGTIHALKTILPMDIQVKSPSIISEPFQQQQMGVLIGLIGDVKGRVIIDSSPDIFSGIGSSMFGMPLEGEMLESFTGEFGNMIAGNLCTAVGQESLDIDITPPTVMVGNTKLYGFEKAFVLPVTIPDVGALTVLLTIEEEVIRA; encoded by the coding sequence ATGAGTAATTCGAAGTACTTTCAAACTATTTTAAACGGGACAATCCATGCATTAAAAACGATTCTCCCTATGGATATTCAAGTGAAATCACCAAGTATTATTTCGGAGCCCTTTCAACAACAGCAAATGGGTGTACTAATAGGCCTTATTGGAGATGTAAAGGGACGTGTAATCATAGATTCCTCCCCTGACATATTTAGTGGTATCGGCAGCTCTATGTTCGGCATGCCACTTGAAGGCGAAATGCTAGAGTCTTTTACTGGCGAATTCGGAAACATGATTGCAGGTAATCTATGTACAGCAGTAGGACAAGAAAGCCTAGATATAGATATTACACCGCCAACAGTAATGGTAGGAAACACAAAATTATACGGTTTTGAAAAAGCATTTGTACTACCCGTTACTATTCCAGACGTTGGTGCATTAACAGTATTACTAACGATTGAGGAAGAAGTAATAAGAGCATAA
- a CDS encoding cytochrome B5 has product MHIHKYEKYWLVFGVATLVAFLIILGIGAFHQGSHPNSNKKTIDYEKVKEIAPFTNPGVHKVEGKDWDYEVVILASAFFYNPPEIEVPLGSKVKFIATSEDVIHGFEIAGTNINMMLEPGYISEYVAEINQAGEFLIVCNEYCGTGHTLMHSMLKVVDPNESK; this is encoded by the coding sequence ATGCATATACATAAATACGAGAAGTACTGGCTTGTATTTGGAGTAGCTACTTTAGTTGCATTTCTTATTATTCTTGGTATTGGTGCGTTTCACCAAGGCTCTCATCCAAACAGTAATAAGAAAACCATCGATTATGAAAAAGTGAAAGAAATTGCACCGTTTACGAATCCAGGTGTACACAAAGTAGAAGGTAAGGATTGGGATTACGAAGTTGTCATTTTAGCATCTGCTTTCTTTTACAATCCACCCGAAATTGAAGTACCACTTGGTTCAAAGGTAAAATTTATCGCGACAAGTGAAGACGTTATACATGGATTTGAAATCGCAGGTACAAATATTAACATGATGCTTGAACCTGGTTATATATCTGAATATGTAGCTGAAATCAATCAAGCTGGGGAATTTTTAATAGTATGTAATGAATACTGCGGTACAGGACATACGCTTATGCATTCTATGCTAAAGGTGGTGGATCCAAATGAGTCTAAATAA
- a CDS encoding b(o/a)3-type cytochrome-c oxidase subunit 1, with protein sequence MSLNNNLTKVDRRDAKLALAHIYVAFIALLLGGLAGLLQVFVRSGQFTLPAGIGYYQVLTVHGVLLGLILTTFFIFGFQIAGVSRTSGTLSDKQRLLGWIGFWLMTIGTAAAAVMVLLNKATVLYTFYAPLQAHWIFYLGLTLVVVGSWIGAAGQILRYVQWRKEHKGQTSPLLSFMVVVNNLLWFVASLGVAVSVLFQLLPWSLGLIERVDVLLSRTLFWYFGHALVYFWLLPAYMVWYVVIPKVIGGKVFSDSLARLSFMLFLIFSVPVGLHHQLTEPGIDTTWKFIQVVLTMAVVVPSLMTAFSLFATFELRGRELGGKGIFGWFKKLPWKDARFVVPFIGMLSFIPGGAGGIVNASYQMNQLIHNTIWVTGHFHLTFASAVVLTYFGAAFWLIPHLTGRTLTKSLNSLGIVSGVLWGVGMTIMSGAMHIAGLIGAPRRSDYSEYGGAQQAYDWIPYQIAQAVGGTILFIAILVITYIVIKLVWFAPKGEEEFPIGPIHESSGPTPPILENFKVWLVILVALIIFAYTIPIFDIISNSPAGSKGFKLW encoded by the coding sequence ATGAGTCTAAATAATAATTTGACAAAGGTGGATCGTCGTGATGCGAAACTAGCACTTGCCCATATTTATGTGGCATTTATCGCATTATTATTAGGTGGTCTAGCTGGTTTATTACAAGTTTTTGTACGTTCAGGACAATTCACATTACCAGCAGGTATTGGTTACTATCAAGTATTAACTGTTCACGGCGTATTACTCGGTCTTATTTTAACAACGTTCTTTATATTCGGTTTCCAAATTGCTGGGGTTAGCCGAACATCTGGTACACTTTCAGATAAACAACGATTACTCGGTTGGATCGGTTTTTGGTTAATGACTATCGGTACAGCAGCAGCAGCAGTCATGGTGCTATTAAATAAAGCAACTGTTCTCTATACTTTTTACGCACCACTGCAAGCACATTGGATTTTCTATCTCGGCTTAACGCTCGTAGTAGTCGGCTCTTGGATTGGTGCAGCCGGACAAATTTTACGTTACGTTCAGTGGCGTAAAGAACATAAAGGCCAAACTTCTCCACTATTATCTTTTATGGTAGTAGTCAATAATTTACTATGGTTCGTGGCCTCTTTAGGTGTAGCAGTTTCTGTTTTATTCCAACTGTTACCTTGGTCTCTTGGTCTCATTGAACGTGTTGATGTGTTACTTTCTCGAACATTATTCTGGTATTTCGGTCACGCACTCGTTTATTTCTGGTTATTGCCTGCCTATATGGTATGGTATGTTGTTATTCCAAAAGTCATTGGCGGGAAAGTTTTCTCTGACTCATTAGCTCGCTTATCATTTATGCTGTTTTTAATCTTCTCTGTACCGGTTGGTTTACATCACCAATTAACAGAGCCAGGTATTGATACAACATGGAAATTCATTCAAGTTGTTTTAACAATGGCAGTTGTTGTCCCTTCCTTAATGACAGCATTCTCCCTATTCGCAACGTTTGAATTACGTGGTCGCGAACTTGGTGGTAAAGGTATTTTTGGTTGGTTTAAAAAATTACCGTGGAAAGATGCACGCTTCGTAGTTCCGTTCATCGGTATGCTATCATTCATCCCTGGTGGTGCAGGCGGTATTGTTAATGCATCTTATCAAATGAACCAACTCATCCATAATACAATTTGGGTTACTGGACACTTCCATTTGACATTTGCTAGTGCAGTAGTGTTAACATACTTCGGTGCAGCGTTCTGGTTAATACCTCATTTAACTGGTCGTACACTAACGAAGTCGTTAAATTCACTTGGTATTGTTTCGGGTGTTTTATGGGGCGTCGGCATGACCATTATGTCCGGTGCAATGCATATTGCAGGATTAATCGGTGCTCCTCGTCGCTCTGACTACTCAGAGTATGGCGGTGCTCAACAAGCATATGATTGGATTCCATATCAAATTGCTCAAGCTGTTGGCGGTACTATTTTATTCATTGCGATTTTAGTCATTACGTACATCGTAATAAAACTAGTTTGGTTTGCGCCAAAAGGTGAAGAAGAATTCCCTATTGGTCCAATCCATGAAAGCAGTGGTCCAACACCACCAATCCTTGAAAACTTTAAAGTATGGCTTGTAATTTTAGTAGCATTAATCATTTTTGCTTATACAATTCCAATCTTTGATATTATCTCTAACTCACCAGCTGGCTCAAAAGGCTTTAAGCTTTGGTAA